A portion of the Lolium rigidum isolate FL_2022 chromosome 1, APGP_CSIRO_Lrig_0.1, whole genome shotgun sequence genome contains these proteins:
- the LOC124690699 gene encoding F-box protein At1g10110-like isoform X1 has protein sequence MGGTPPVVDSTPGDVLSGAAMAPSGWSDLPNDLLLSILQRLELPQALAFQAVCTAWFSAAKAAGIPHSRTPWLVSWANFLEQREFKVDSGMNWAPGAATCKFRHLLDVDKVYNVNFPKGCFVACCGASHGWLVLVNDLSNLVLFNTSTSCIIPLPPITDFACVTAVYDKGNLQHYLFRRDQVYHTNYLGTWFYQKAVLSCSPSNGGDYIAMIIHCDSDLLSFVKAGESKWQTASILNASKEDRYIDCAYHNGRFYSVTLHGTVIKWDLDAPDGPTKEVIVKYYSHSAPILTRHLVSTPWGDLWQVRMIYTSAKSRYPDNVKFKIRKVDTKGCRKVSMEELRDHAIFIGLNHSACLPTENLRGVQPQLIYFSAPWMTQAFHLCGRISDWGGVRAYDPKTRTFKRVFPFGGMRDSLSILYPSEVWITPNM, from the exons ATGGGAGGGACTCCTCCTGTCGTCGATTCCACCCCCGGCGATGTGCTATCCGGGGCTGCTATGG CACCATCCGGGTGGTCGGACCTCCCAAATGATCTCCTTCTCAGCATCCTGCAACGCCTCGAGCTACCCCAAGCCCTTGCATTTCAAGCTGTCTGCACGGCATGGTTCTCGGCGGCCAAGGCTGCCGGCATCCCACATTCTCGCACTCCATGGCTCGTGTCTTGGGCCAACTTCCTCGAGCAAAGGGAATTCAAGGTGGATTCTGGGATGAACTGGGCTCCAGGAGCAGCAACCTGCAAGTTCCGCCACCTCCTTGACGTCGACAAGGTTTACAACGTTAATTTTCCCAAGGGTTGCTTTGTTGCATGTTGTGGAGCCTCCCACGGGTGGCTGGTTCTGGTAAATGACCTTTCCAATCTTGTTCTGTTCAACACGTCCACCTCGTGCATCATCCCTCTCCCGCCGATCACTGATTTCGCGTGCGTGACGGCTGTCTATGACAAAGGAAACTTGCAGCATTATCTTTTTAGGAGAGACCAAGTATATCATACAAATTATCTAGGAACATGGTTTTATCAGAAGGCTGTGTTGTCCTGCAGCCCGTCTAATGGTGGTGACTACATTGCGATGATCATCCATTGTGACAGTGATTTGCTTTCTTTCGTTAAGGCAGGAGAAAGCAAGTGGCAAACTGCTTCAATTCTAAATGCGAGCAAGGAAGACCGGTACATCGACTGTGCGTACCACAATGGGAGGTTCTACAGCGTGACATTGCACGGAACAGTGATTAAGTGGGATCTTGATGCACCGGATGGACCAACAAAGGAGGTGATTGTTAAATATTATAGCCACTCTGCACCTATTCTTACTAGACACCTGGTATCTACACCGTGGGGTGATCTCTGGCAAGTCCGCATGATCTATACAAGCGCAAAGAGTAGGTATCCAGATAATGTCAAGTTCAAGATTCGCAAGGTTGATACTAAAGGTTGCAGAAAAGTATCGATGGAGGAGTTGAGAGATCATGCGATTTTCATTGGACTCAACCACTCGGCATGTTTACCCACAGAGAATCTCCGTGGTGTACAACCTCAATTAATCTATTTCTCTGCTCCCTGGATGACACAGGCATTTCATTTGTGCGGCCGAATTTCCGACTGGGGAGGTGTAAGGGCTTATGACCCCAAAACAAGGACTTTCAAGCGTGTTTTTCCCTTTGGAGGTATGCGTGATTCGTTGAGCATCCTTTACCCTTCAGAGGTATGGATCACTCCGAATATGTGA